AAACTGGTGATTTCACCCAAATGAAGAAAATGATTTTAACAAAGTAAATAGAAAAATTTATTATATAAATAAAACCCGTTCTGCGGGTTTTTTTATTTAACTAAACATTTAGCATACAAATTATCAGTTTTGAATAATTAAAAAATCACTTGCGAATCATATTTTATGCTCTTATGTTTAACATACTAAGATATCCGATATAGATAATTTCTACATCGAAGAACTTTGGGGATAAAATGTCTATTATTACAAAAAATTCTGGATATAATAACAAATAATTTCCCCAACTTTCGTTATAAATTTTGATGATAGTAAACATTCTATATTAATAATTAAAAATTCATTAAAAATTTTAGAGAGAAATTTATGTCAGATTACGTAAAAAAAATTATTGCTGATGTAAAAGCAAAAAACCCAAGTGAACCGGAATTTCATCAAGCAATTGAAGAAGTAACCGAATCTTTGGATTTAGTATTAGAAAGACATCCGGAATATCAATCCGCAAAAATTTTAGAAAGAATGGTTGAGCCGGAAAGAGTAATAATGTTTAGAGTTCCTTGGATGGATGACCAAGGTGAAATTCATGTTAACCGTGGATTTAGAATTGAGATGAATAGTGCAATTGGTCCTTATAAAGGCGGTTTGCGTTTTCACCCTTCTGTTACTTTAGGAATTTTAAAATTCTTAGCATTTGAACAAGTATTTAAAAACAGCTTAACAACTTTACCAATGGGTGGAGGAAAAGGCGGATCCGATTTTAATCCCAAAGGAAAAAGTGATAACGAAATTATGCGATTCTGCCAAAGTTTTATGACGGAATTATTTAGACATATTGGTGCAGATACGGATGTTCCAGCCGGTGATATTGGAGTTGGAACCAGAGAAATTGGTTATCTTTTTGGCCAATACAAAAGATTAAAAAATGAATTTACTGGAGTGTTAACCGGAAAAGGTTTGAATTGGGGAGGTTCTTTGATCAGACCAGAAGCAACGGGATTTGGCGTTGTTTATTTTGCGCAAGAAATGTTGAAAACAAAAAAGACTACTTTTGATGGAAAAACTGTTGCTGTGTCTGGATTTGGAAATGTTGCTTGGGGTGCAGTTCAAAAAGTAAATGAACTTGGAGGAAAGGTTGTAACATTAAGCGGTCCCGATGGATTTATTTATGATAAAGATGGCGTTAGCGGAGAAAAAGTGGATTACATGTTAAAACTTAGGTCAAGTAATAAAGATATTGTTGAAGATTATGCAAAAGAATTTGGTGCTGAATTTTTTGCCGGAAGAAGACCTTGGGAAATTAAAGTTGATGTCGCTTTACCATGCGCAACCCAAAATGAAATTGAAGAACAAGATGCAAAAAATTTAGTTAACAATGGATGTATGTGTGTTTGCGAAGGTGCAAATATGCCAACAACTATTGGCGGATACAAGATTTTTAGTGAAGCCGGAATTTTATATGCACCCGGAAAAGCATCAAATGCTGGCGGAGTTGCAACATCCGGATTGGAAATGTCGCAAAACAGTATGCGCCTTCCTTGGTCGAAAGATGAAGTTGATAAACGTTTGCATGAAATTATGGTTCGTATTCATAATACATGTATAACAACCGCAGATAGATTTGGAACTCCGGGAAATTATGTAAACGGTGCAAATATTGCCGGATTTTTAAAAGTTGCCGATGCAATGTTAGATCAAGGATTAGTGTAAAAAGTAAATATGATTAAAAATCTATTGACAGATAACGAAGTTAAAGACGTTTTTGGTAGCCGTCTTAAAAAATTTCAAAAATTAATGAAATATAAAATAAGAGACATACTACTTGTCTCTAGTTTATATGATAATTATTTATTTGAGGAAGACGGCAGACTTTACGAACTAATCCGAGAAGAATATCATACATTAAATTTAAGTCACACTCCGGAAATTGTACACGTTACAACTGGCGTCGAAGGAATCGATCTTATTTCAAACATCAATAGTTTTGATTTGGTTATAACCACTATGCATATTGAAGATATGCATGTTATAGATTTTGCCAAACGTGTTAAAAAAATAAATCCCGATTTGCCAATTGTACTTTTGGCATATGATAATCAAGAACGAAAAGAAATAAAACACACACCAAATTCTCACATTTTTGATAGATTTTTTATTTGGCAAGGCGATTACCGTTTGCTAATGGGAATTATAAAATATATTGAAGATAAAAAAAATATAGAAAATGATACTTCCGTTGTTGGAGTTCAAGCAATAATTTTAGTTGAAGATGATGTAAAATTTTACTCACAATATTTACCACTTATTTATACACAAGTTTTTAAACAATCACAAAGATTAATTTCTGAAGGTGTAAATACTTCTCACAGATTTTTAAGAATGCGCGCTCGACCAAAAATTCTTCTCTGCACAACATATGAAGAAGCTTGGGAATATTTTGAAAAATATCAAAAATATATTTTGGGAATAATTTCCGATGTAAATTTTCCTCACAATGGAGTTAAAGATCCCGAAGCTGGTTTAAAGTTTGCAAAACGTGTAAAAGAACTTCAAGATGATATTCCGATTTTACTTCAATCAAGTCAAGCAGATCACGCATCAATGGCGCAAGAAATTCAAGCATCATTTTTGCAGAAAACTTCACCAACATTATTAGCTGACTTAAAGAAATTTTTAATGACCAATTTTGGATTTGGTGATTTTATTTTTAAAATGCCGGATGGAACAGAAGTTAGTCGCGCAAAAAATTTAAAAAATCTCGAAGAACAATTAACAGTTGTTCCCGATGAATGTGTAGCTTATCATTCCGAACGAAATCATTTCTCAAATTGGCTTAAAGCGAGAACGGAGTTTTGGCTTGCTCAACATTTTAGACCAAAAAAAATATCAGATTTTAAATCTGTAACTGAATTACGGAATGATTTAATTTCCAATATAAAAAGTTATCAAGAATTGCGTCAACGCGGAACTGTAACGGAATTTGATAGAGAAACTTTCGATCCTAAAAATAG
The nucleotide sequence above comes from Ignavibacteriota bacterium. Encoded proteins:
- the gdhA gene encoding NADP-specific glutamate dehydrogenase, whose translation is MSDYVKKIIADVKAKNPSEPEFHQAIEEVTESLDLVLERHPEYQSAKILERMVEPERVIMFRVPWMDDQGEIHVNRGFRIEMNSAIGPYKGGLRFHPSVTLGILKFLAFEQVFKNSLTTLPMGGGKGGSDFNPKGKSDNEIMRFCQSFMTELFRHIGADTDVPAGDIGVGTREIGYLFGQYKRLKNEFTGVLTGKGLNWGGSLIRPEATGFGVVYFAQEMLKTKKTTFDGKTVAVSGFGNVAWGAVQKVNELGGKVVTLSGPDGFIYDKDGVSGEKVDYMLKLRSSNKDIVEDYAKEFGAEFFAGRRPWEIKVDVALPCATQNEIEEQDAKNLVNNGCMCVCEGANMPTTIGGYKIFSEAGILYAPGKASNAGGVATSGLEMSQNSMRLPWSKDEVDKRLHEIMVRIHNTCITTADRFGTPGNYVNGANIAGFLKVADAMLDQGLV